The proteins below come from a single Hyphomicrobium denitrificans ATCC 51888 genomic window:
- a CDS encoding 2Fe-2S iron-sulfur cluster-binding protein: MTKITFIQPDGEGQTVEVENGLTVMEAAKLNDVAGIEAECGGACACATCHVYVDKAWREKAGKPSEMEEDMLDFAFDVREESRLSCQIKISDALDGLIVRVPEKQF; this comes from the coding sequence ATGACGAAGATCACGTTCATCCAGCCAGACGGCGAAGGCCAGACGGTGGAAGTGGAAAACGGACTGACTGTCATGGAAGCCGCCAAGCTGAACGACGTCGCCGGTATCGAGGCGGAATGCGGCGGGGCATGCGCCTGCGCAACTTGCCATGTCTATGTCGACAAAGCCTGGCGTGAGAAAGCCGGCAAGCCGTCGGAAATGGAAGAGGACATGCTCGATTTCGCCTTCGACGTGCGCGAGGAGAGCCGACTGTCCTGCCAGATCAAAATCAGCGACGCGCTGGACGGGCTGATCGTTCGCGTCCCCGAGAAGCAGTTCTGA
- a CDS encoding Hpt domain-containing protein — MHRAPSPTTGPEAVPAFVEADARPSEPVDFQHLRRYTFGDQALEKEILTLFLGQLPETIATLRSATSQKEWKVAAHTLKGSCRAVGAFRLGDIAQEAERLDFGAVSEACADAILSIESGAAEAGAFIRSTYEIT, encoded by the coding sequence ATGCATAGAGCGCCAAGCCCGACAACCGGGCCGGAAGCCGTTCCGGCGTTCGTCGAGGCCGATGCAAGACCGTCCGAACCGGTCGATTTCCAGCACCTTCGCCGTTACACCTTCGGCGATCAGGCGCTGGAGAAGGAAATCCTCACCCTGTTCCTGGGACAGCTGCCTGAGACGATCGCCACGCTGCGGTCCGCAACCAGCCAGAAAGAGTGGAAAGTGGCGGCCCATACGCTCAAGGGCTCCTGCCGGGCGGTCGGGGCGTTCCGGCTCGGCGACATCGCCCAGGAGGCTGAAAGACTGGACTTTGGTGCCGTGTCCGAGGCCTGCGCGGACGCAATTCTCAGCATCGAGAGCGGTGCGGCCGAAGCCGGCGCGTTTATTCGCAGCACCTACGAAATCACCTGA